The following coding sequences lie in one Paracidovorax avenae genomic window:
- a CDS encoding SDR family oxidoreductase has protein sequence MPLSDDPDRALREDPSSSDPETADADTQARADAAHVPEHPVVVITGASSGIGHATALAFARRGACLVLASRNPDTLAPVALACRKAGGHAIGVPTDVTDASAVRVLAQKALRHFGRIDVWVNGVGVGAIGRFDEVPVEAHRRVLEANLLGHLHGAHAVLPHFRERGAGRLINLISLGGWVPAPYAAAYTASKFGLRGLSESLRAEVSDLPHVHVCDVAPTFVDSPGLSHGANYTGRRIRPPLPMVDPHRVADTVVGLSRALRPRSVTWMGLGALPGRMAHAVAPDTVARWMRCLSDWGLARAHPEPESDGNLFAPSQGTAVAGGHRKRRAGTLGLVAALGVAGIAYGWWAGRQRR, from the coding sequence CCCTGCGCGAAGATCCCTCTTCCTCCGATCCCGAGACGGCCGACGCGGACACGCAGGCCCGGGCCGATGCTGCACACGTGCCCGAACATCCGGTGGTAGTGATCACCGGTGCCTCCAGCGGCATCGGCCATGCCACCGCGCTGGCCTTCGCGCGCCGCGGGGCCTGCCTGGTGCTGGCATCGCGCAACCCCGATACCCTGGCCCCCGTGGCGCTGGCCTGCCGCAAGGCCGGCGGCCATGCCATCGGCGTGCCCACCGACGTGACCGATGCCTCCGCGGTGCGCGTGCTCGCGCAGAAGGCGCTGCGGCACTTCGGGCGCATCGACGTCTGGGTGAACGGCGTGGGCGTGGGCGCGATCGGCCGGTTCGACGAGGTGCCCGTGGAGGCCCACCGCCGGGTGCTGGAGGCCAACCTGCTGGGGCACCTGCACGGCGCGCACGCGGTGCTGCCGCATTTCCGGGAGCGCGGCGCGGGCCGGCTCATCAACCTCATCTCCCTGGGCGGCTGGGTGCCGGCGCCCTACGCGGCGGCCTATACCGCCAGCAAGTTCGGCCTGCGGGGCCTGTCCGAAAGCCTGCGCGCCGAGGTGTCCGACCTGCCGCACGTGCATGTCTGCGACGTGGCGCCGACCTTCGTCGATTCGCCCGGTCTCTCGCATGGTGCCAACTACACGGGCCGGCGCATCCGGCCGCCGCTGCCGATGGTCGATCCGCACCGGGTGGCCGACACCGTGGTGGGACTGTCGAGGGCCCTGCGCCCCCGTTCCGTGACCTGGATGGGCCTCGGGGCGCTGCCCGGCCGGATGGCGCACGCGGTGGCGCCGGACACCGTGGCGCGCTGGATGCGCTGCCTGTCCGACTGGGGCCTCGCCCGGGCACACCCGGAGCCGGAAAGCGACGGCAACCTCTTCGCGCCCTCGCAGGGCACGGCAGTGGCCGGCGGACACCGCAAGCGCCGCGCCGGCACGCTGGGGCTGGTGGCGGCCCTGGGCGTGGCAGGCATC